In Stomoxys calcitrans chromosome 2, idStoCalc2.1, whole genome shotgun sequence, the following proteins share a genomic window:
- the LOC106095954 gene encoding serine-rich adhesin for platelets isoform X1 — protein MFELEEYSSGFHDGFLNKYADSSGPTLDFYISDSLQDMLDVDIRSEVANVVGSGSDYDTCLAELPSSFDHGSDALTLINGSNGMGGSNKEANILSSWNSSASTYGLGSSNSSSSWFGANSDFLADVGACVNPISVMPLISSSLLHLSPKTNLNANSLRSNSPPPPSPNVNDTKSHLTFSPAHIKISANSIRNEQLTSHIPKQQIVAISSSVTSATTAPATMATNSALQRKNPAVEAIKKDLGSDLRRITNGGSSNSSATNDGMVFKTNAIAVTGSTSNTITTYANGRNSPATNNQQIITTATSSSLTPATSSVSSSSSSSSSSSSTIKLGPGIGGLTFANNITYNKLKQHTTSTKLNQGSTTITANGAIVLKRDRESSPLQTITTINGSNGQHVTKILSRNGVQTSTSFTPKSIASSAHNSYVQQQHHQNNGNNSPSGSQNSYSLSGGGISVFGSNSSNGNLSSSSSSNSSSPLSNTSSPNLIAVKPLQQKIKLAPVESDFPKPAYSYSCLIAMALKNSRSGSLPVSEIYSFMCEHFPYFKTAPSGWKNSVRHNLSLNKCFEKIEKPPTNGNQRKGCLWAMNPERITKMDEEVQKWSRKDPMAIRNAMVCPENLEALERGEMKHGSSGDSDAEMDSQSEIEEASDLEEQELDETLVDNMLVEEDIDDELLNAVSIKTEEVQLSDNEEEVGCDIVVNHLGKLQHHRRATLSSPITLSSKGTTLNSAGGGGGLSAISDNLQRDFDIEVEDIYDAIDIDDDKEAVRMAISQSDIIELSPADYNIANGENHQSPKRARLNINYSIGPAGEIEKQIQNQQRQIQNQLQMQNIKKIVKVQNIQDLQHIQQQLQQQQIVVQTISSNGGIQQQQQQQNGQFTQIIGGSLNGDNHNRRKMQLVNRIA, from the exons GATTCGTCTGGGCCCACCTTGGATTTCTACATTTCTGACTCACTACAAGATATGCTCGATGTTGATATACGCAGCGAAGTGGCAAATGTTGTGGGAAGTGGAAGCGATTATGATACCTGCCTTGCAGAATTGCCATCATCATTTGATCATGGCAGTGATGCACTTACGCTCATCAATGGCTCAAATGGCATGGGGGGCTCAAACAAAGAGGCAAATATTTTGTCTAGCTGGAATTCTTCTGCGAGTACTTATGGCTTGGGTTCTTCGAATTCATCATCATCGTGGTTTGGAGCCAATAGCGATTTTTTAGCTGATGTTGGAGCCTGCGTTAATCCTATATCAGTTATGCCCCTCATATCATCGTCACTGTTGCATTTATCgccgaaaacgaatttgaatgcCAACAGTTTAAGAAGTAACTCGCCACCACCTCCCTCGCCCAATGTGAATGACACTAAATCGCATTTAACCTTTTCACCAGCTCACATCAAAATCAGCGCCAACTCCATACGCAATGAACAGTTGACGTCTCATATACCAAAACAACAAATAGTGGCTATCTCATCGTCAGTTACTTCAGCCACAACGGCGCCTGCGACAATGGCCACAAATTCGGCATTGCAGCGCAAAAATCCTGCCGTTGAGGCCATCAAGAAGGATTTGGGCTCCGATTTGCGTAGGATTACGAACGGAGGCTCCTCCAATTCATCAGCGACAAATGATGGTATGGTTTTTAAGACAAATGCCATCGCTGTCACCGGATCTACCTCAAATACGATTACCACCTATGCCAATGGTCGTAATTCACCTGCCACCAATAATCAACAAATTATTACAACTGCCACAAGCAGTAGTTTAACGCCGGCAACATCGTCGGTATCttcatcgtcgtcgtcatcatcatcatcatccagcACAATAAAGTTGGGCCCCGGTATTGGAGGCCTAACATTTGCCAATAACATAACCTACAACAAATTGAAACAACACACAACATCTACAAAACTAAATCAGGGATCAACAACAATCACTGCCAATGGAGCGATTGTGTTGAAACGCGATCGCGAATCTAGTCCTCTGCAAACCATAACCACCATAAATGGCAGTAATGGCCAACATGTTACAAAGATTTTGTCACGAAATGGTGTTCAGACCTCAACCAGTTTTACCCCCAAGTCCATAGCATCTTCGGCTCATAATAGTTATGTGCAACAGCAGCACCATCAAAACAATGGAAATAACTCGCCCAGTGGTAGCCAGAACTCCTATAGCCTCAGTGGTGGGGGTATAAGTGTCTTTGGCTCAAACAGCAGCAATGGTAACTTGTCGTCATCATCCTCGAGCAACAGCTCATCCCCGCTCAGCAATACATCCAGTCCGAACCTGATTGCCGTCAAACCTTTgcaacaaaaaatcaaattagcCCCCGTTGAGTCAGATTTTCCAAAGCCCGCCTACTCGTATTCATGCCTCATTGCAATGGCTCTCAAGAACTCACGCAGCGGGTCACTGCCAGTCTCGGAGATCTACAGTTTTATGTGTGAACATTTTCCTTATTTCAAGACCGCACCCAGTGGTTGGAAGAATAGTGTGCGGCACAATTTGTCGTTGAATAAATGTtttgagaaaattgaaaaacctCCCACCAATGGTAATCAGCGCAAAGGTTGCCTCTGGGCCATGAATCCCGAGCGCATTAccaaaatggatgaagaagttcaAAAGTGGTCTCGCAAAGACCCCATGGCCATCCGCAATGCCATGGTTTGCCCGGAAAACTTGGAAGCCTTGGAGCGTGGGGAAATGAAACATGGCAGCAGTGGCGATTCTGATGCCGAAATGGATAGTCAGTCGGAAATTGAAGAAGCTTCTGATCTAGAGGAACAAGAACTCGATGAGACTTTAGTTGATAATATGCTTGTGGAGGAGGATATCGACGATGAGTTGTTAAATGCGGTATCGATAAAAACCGAAGAAGTTCAATTGTCCGACAACGAAGAAGAAGTGGGATGTGACATTGTTGTGAATCATTTGGGAAAATTACAACATCATCGTCGTGCCACACTCTCGTCGCCCATCACATTGTCCAGTAAGGGGACAACGTTAAACAGTGctggtggtggaggtggtctAAGCGCAATCTCCGATAATTTACAACGCGATTTCGACATTGAG GTTGAGGATATATACGATGCCATCGATATAGACGATGACAAGGAAGCCGTCCGTATGGCCATCAGTCAATCGGATATCATCGAACTTAGTCCTGCGGATTATAACATTGCCAATGGCGAAAATCATCAATCACCGAAAAGAGCCAGATTAAATATTAACTACTCCATAGGACCCGCTGgcgaaatagaaaaacaaatacaaaaccaACAACGTCAAATCCAAAATCagttgcaaatgcaaaacaTCAAGAAAATTGTCAAAGTTCAAAACATACAAGATCTGCAGCATATACAACAACAATTGCAGCAGCAACAGATTGTAGTGCAGACTATTAGCTCGAATGGAGGcatacagcagcagcaacagcaacaaaatggGCAATTTACCCAAATCATAGGTGGCTCATTGAACGGCGATAATCATAATAGGCGAAAAATGCAATTGGTTAATCGAATAGCTTAA
- the LOC106095954 gene encoding serine-rich adhesin for platelets isoform X2: MDSSGPTLDFYISDSLQDMLDVDIRSEVANVVGSGSDYDTCLAELPSSFDHGSDALTLINGSNGMGGSNKEANILSSWNSSASTYGLGSSNSSSSWFGANSDFLADVGACVNPISVMPLISSSLLHLSPKTNLNANSLRSNSPPPPSPNVNDTKSHLTFSPAHIKISANSIRNEQLTSHIPKQQIVAISSSVTSATTAPATMATNSALQRKNPAVEAIKKDLGSDLRRITNGGSSNSSATNDGMVFKTNAIAVTGSTSNTITTYANGRNSPATNNQQIITTATSSSLTPATSSVSSSSSSSSSSSSTIKLGPGIGGLTFANNITYNKLKQHTTSTKLNQGSTTITANGAIVLKRDRESSPLQTITTINGSNGQHVTKILSRNGVQTSTSFTPKSIASSAHNSYVQQQHHQNNGNNSPSGSQNSYSLSGGGISVFGSNSSNGNLSSSSSSNSSSPLSNTSSPNLIAVKPLQQKIKLAPVESDFPKPAYSYSCLIAMALKNSRSGSLPVSEIYSFMCEHFPYFKTAPSGWKNSVRHNLSLNKCFEKIEKPPTNGNQRKGCLWAMNPERITKMDEEVQKWSRKDPMAIRNAMVCPENLEALERGEMKHGSSGDSDAEMDSQSEIEEASDLEEQELDETLVDNMLVEEDIDDELLNAVSIKTEEVQLSDNEEEVGCDIVVNHLGKLQHHRRATLSSPITLSSKGTTLNSAGGGGGLSAISDNLQRDFDIEVEDIYDAIDIDDDKEAVRMAISQSDIIELSPADYNIANGENHQSPKRARLNINYSIGPAGEIEKQIQNQQRQIQNQLQMQNIKKIVKVQNIQDLQHIQQQLQQQQIVVQTISSNGGIQQQQQQQNGQFTQIIGGSLNGDNHNRRKMQLVNRIA, encoded by the exons ATG GATTCGTCTGGGCCCACCTTGGATTTCTACATTTCTGACTCACTACAAGATATGCTCGATGTTGATATACGCAGCGAAGTGGCAAATGTTGTGGGAAGTGGAAGCGATTATGATACCTGCCTTGCAGAATTGCCATCATCATTTGATCATGGCAGTGATGCACTTACGCTCATCAATGGCTCAAATGGCATGGGGGGCTCAAACAAAGAGGCAAATATTTTGTCTAGCTGGAATTCTTCTGCGAGTACTTATGGCTTGGGTTCTTCGAATTCATCATCATCGTGGTTTGGAGCCAATAGCGATTTTTTAGCTGATGTTGGAGCCTGCGTTAATCCTATATCAGTTATGCCCCTCATATCATCGTCACTGTTGCATTTATCgccgaaaacgaatttgaatgcCAACAGTTTAAGAAGTAACTCGCCACCACCTCCCTCGCCCAATGTGAATGACACTAAATCGCATTTAACCTTTTCACCAGCTCACATCAAAATCAGCGCCAACTCCATACGCAATGAACAGTTGACGTCTCATATACCAAAACAACAAATAGTGGCTATCTCATCGTCAGTTACTTCAGCCACAACGGCGCCTGCGACAATGGCCACAAATTCGGCATTGCAGCGCAAAAATCCTGCCGTTGAGGCCATCAAGAAGGATTTGGGCTCCGATTTGCGTAGGATTACGAACGGAGGCTCCTCCAATTCATCAGCGACAAATGATGGTATGGTTTTTAAGACAAATGCCATCGCTGTCACCGGATCTACCTCAAATACGATTACCACCTATGCCAATGGTCGTAATTCACCTGCCACCAATAATCAACAAATTATTACAACTGCCACAAGCAGTAGTTTAACGCCGGCAACATCGTCGGTATCttcatcgtcgtcgtcatcatcatcatcatccagcACAATAAAGTTGGGCCCCGGTATTGGAGGCCTAACATTTGCCAATAACATAACCTACAACAAATTGAAACAACACACAACATCTACAAAACTAAATCAGGGATCAACAACAATCACTGCCAATGGAGCGATTGTGTTGAAACGCGATCGCGAATCTAGTCCTCTGCAAACCATAACCACCATAAATGGCAGTAATGGCCAACATGTTACAAAGATTTTGTCACGAAATGGTGTTCAGACCTCAACCAGTTTTACCCCCAAGTCCATAGCATCTTCGGCTCATAATAGTTATGTGCAACAGCAGCACCATCAAAACAATGGAAATAACTCGCCCAGTGGTAGCCAGAACTCCTATAGCCTCAGTGGTGGGGGTATAAGTGTCTTTGGCTCAAACAGCAGCAATGGTAACTTGTCGTCATCATCCTCGAGCAACAGCTCATCCCCGCTCAGCAATACATCCAGTCCGAACCTGATTGCCGTCAAACCTTTgcaacaaaaaatcaaattagcCCCCGTTGAGTCAGATTTTCCAAAGCCCGCCTACTCGTATTCATGCCTCATTGCAATGGCTCTCAAGAACTCACGCAGCGGGTCACTGCCAGTCTCGGAGATCTACAGTTTTATGTGTGAACATTTTCCTTATTTCAAGACCGCACCCAGTGGTTGGAAGAATAGTGTGCGGCACAATTTGTCGTTGAATAAATGTtttgagaaaattgaaaaacctCCCACCAATGGTAATCAGCGCAAAGGTTGCCTCTGGGCCATGAATCCCGAGCGCATTAccaaaatggatgaagaagttcaAAAGTGGTCTCGCAAAGACCCCATGGCCATCCGCAATGCCATGGTTTGCCCGGAAAACTTGGAAGCCTTGGAGCGTGGGGAAATGAAACATGGCAGCAGTGGCGATTCTGATGCCGAAATGGATAGTCAGTCGGAAATTGAAGAAGCTTCTGATCTAGAGGAACAAGAACTCGATGAGACTTTAGTTGATAATATGCTTGTGGAGGAGGATATCGACGATGAGTTGTTAAATGCGGTATCGATAAAAACCGAAGAAGTTCAATTGTCCGACAACGAAGAAGAAGTGGGATGTGACATTGTTGTGAATCATTTGGGAAAATTACAACATCATCGTCGTGCCACACTCTCGTCGCCCATCACATTGTCCAGTAAGGGGACAACGTTAAACAGTGctggtggtggaggtggtctAAGCGCAATCTCCGATAATTTACAACGCGATTTCGACATTGAG GTTGAGGATATATACGATGCCATCGATATAGACGATGACAAGGAAGCCGTCCGTATGGCCATCAGTCAATCGGATATCATCGAACTTAGTCCTGCGGATTATAACATTGCCAATGGCGAAAATCATCAATCACCGAAAAGAGCCAGATTAAATATTAACTACTCCATAGGACCCGCTGgcgaaatagaaaaacaaatacaaaaccaACAACGTCAAATCCAAAATCagttgcaaatgcaaaacaTCAAGAAAATTGTCAAAGTTCAAAACATACAAGATCTGCAGCATATACAACAACAATTGCAGCAGCAACAGATTGTAGTGCAGACTATTAGCTCGAATGGAGGcatacagcagcagcaacagcaacaaaatggGCAATTTACCCAAATCATAGGTGGCTCATTGAACGGCGATAATCATAATAGGCGAAAAATGCAATTGGTTAATCGAATAGCTTAA